Part of the Streptomyces sp. RFCAC02 genome is shown below.
TCCGCGAGCGGTTCGCCGGCCTCGGCGGAGCGGAGCTGGAAACGCCTGTCCGGCAGGATGCGCCGCGCCCGGCGGCCTTCGAATGATCGTCCTTGACACGAATATCCTGTCGGAGCTGATCAAACCGGTTCCGGAGCAGCGGGTCATCGACTGGCTCGACGACCTCGTGCCGGATGAGGTCGTGACGACCTCGGTGACTGCGGCGGAGCTGTGGTACGGGGTACGCCGACTGCCGGACGGCAGGCGCAGGTCCGAACTGGCGGAAGGCATCGACACGATGCTGTTCGAGGATCTCGGCGGGCGCATCGAGGTGTTCGACGCGGCTTCGGCCACCCGGTACGCGGACATCGCGCTGGCCCGGGAGAGGAGCGGTCGGCCGATCGCCACCGCCGACGCGCAGATCGCGGCGATCTGCGCCAGACGCAGGGCGACACTGGCCACCAGGAACGTCGAGGATTTCGAGGGCACCGGTGTCCTGCTCGTGAACCCCTGGGACGGTGCGGCGGCCACGCGTGGCTGACCGTGCACATCGCGGCGGAGCCGGTCCGCCGCGCGTTCCGCCCGGCGCACCCCGCGTGCTTCAATGAGCCCCCGTGCACCGGGCCGCCCGCCCGTGCACCCCGTCGGACCGAGTGAGGCGGCAGGCATGGACAGGATCTCCCCCGCGCGGCTCAGGAACGCCGGGCTGTTCGTCGTCGCCGTGGCCGTCCTGTACGGCGTGGTGTCCCAGCCGCAGCGGTCGGCCGAGTGCGTCGAGCTGGTGTTCGGCGGCGTGGCCGAGGCCGTCCGGGGTGTCGGCGACCTCGCCACCGATCCGCTTCCCTAACACGGCGCAGCCAGGTGCTTGCACACGGTCAATCCGTCCGGTGATGCTAGAGGTGCTTTTGCGGCTCGTGCACCGTTAGGGGTGGTCGGCAGTGGCGGTGACGCAGAACCGGGGCGCCAAGGCGCGCGCGCTGACCCGCGCGCTGTTCGAGCAGCTCGGCCGCCATGACGCCGGCACGGCGGCGCACGACCGGGTCCGGGGGGCGCTCATCGAGACGAACCTCCCCCTCGTCCACTACGCCGCGCTCCGCTTCCGCAGCCGCAATGAGCCGATGGAGGACATCGTCCAGGTCGGCACCATCGGACTGATCCACGCCATCGACCGCTTCGACCCCGCGCGCGGCGTGCAGTTCGCGACGTTCGCCCTGCCCACGATCGTGGGCGAGATCAGGCGTTACTTCCGCGACAGCGTGCGCACGGTGCATGTCCCCCGCAGGCTGCACGAGTTGTGGGCGCAGGTCTGCGCGACGGCCGAGGACCTCACCGTCGCGCTCGAACGCGCCCCCACCGCCGCCGAGATCGCGGAGCGGCTGAGCGTTCCGGAGGAGGAGGTCCTGGCCAGCGTGGACGCCGGCCGGGCGTACCGGGTGACCTCCATCGAGGCGGACGGTGAGCGGCAGGACGGCGGCGACCGGGCGATCGCCGACCGGCTCGGCTACGAGGACCCGGGCCTCGCCGGCGTGGAGCACCGGGCGCTCGTCCGGCATCTCCTGGTCCAACTCCCGGAGCGGGAACGGCGCATCCTCCTCATGCGTTATTACCGCAACCTGACCCAGTCCCAGATCAGCGCCGAGCTGGGCGTCTCGCAGATGCACGTGTCCCGACTGCTGGCCCGGAGCTTCACCCGCCTGCGGTCCGCAAATCCGATCGACTCCTGACTCCGACGAGTGACCCAACTCCGGGAACTTCCACACCAGCCGTGCCGTTTTATCGACATGAAGCTACGTCGCGTTGATGACATGTGACATTCTGTTGGAACCGCGTTTGCCGTGGCGGTCCCGCCGGTATCCACGAGAGGGCGCACTTCTCTCGTCCAGTACCGCCGGAAGCGCGCCGCCGCGACCCGTCCACGACCTCAAGGGGGTGGCATGTCCGTAGAACTGGGCAGCTCCAAGGTGCTCGCCACGACCGGCACGCCGCATGTTCCCGCGCCGCACGTACCCTCGTTGCCGCCAGACCTTCCCGCGGAGACCGACAACCTCGACACGCGCACCCTGTCCCGTTCACTGTTCCAGCGGCTGTCGGCGCTGGAGCCGGACAGTCCCGAGCGCGGCTATGTCCGGGACACCCTCATCGAGCTCAACCTGCCGCTCGTCCGTTACGCGGCGGCCCGCTTCCGCAGCAGGAACGAGCCGATGGAGGACATCGTCCAGGTCGGCACCATCGGACTGATCAAGGCCATCGACCGCTTCGACTGCGAACGCGGCGTGGAGTTCCCGACGTTCGCGATGCCGACGGTCGTCGGCGAGATCAAGCGCTTCTTCCGTGACACGTCCTGGTCGGTGCGCGTCCCGCGCCGGCTCCAGGAGCTGCGGCTCGCCCTCACCAAGGCGAGCGACGAGCTGTCCCAGCGCCTCGACCGTTCCCCCACCGTCGCCGAACTCGCCACCTGCCTCGGGGTGTCCGAGGAGGAGGTCGTGGACGGCCTCGCCGTGGGCAACGCGTACACCGCCTCCTCCCTCGACTCCCCCGCGCCCGAGGAGGACGGCGGCGAGGGCTCCCTCGCCGACCGCCTCGGATACGAGGACAGCGCCCTGGAGGGCGTGGAGTACCGCGAGTCCCTCAAGCCCCTGCTGGCCCGCCTGCCCGCCAGGGAGCGGCGCATCATCATGCTCCGCTTCTTCGGCAACATGACGCAGTCCCAGATCGGCGACGAGGTCGGCATCTCGCAGATGCATGTCTCGCGCCTCCTCACGCGGACCCTCGCGCAGTTGCGCGAGGGGCTCACCGCCGAGGAGTGACGGGGCCCGGACCGGCGGTACGAGCGCCCGCCGGTCCGGCGCGGTTCAGCCGAGTGCCAGGAAGGCCACGACGGCGATCACGACGATCGCCACCACGACGCCGATGATCAGCCCGGTTTTCGATCCGGACGACTGGGCCGGCGTCGCGGCGGGGCCGGCCTGCGGGGTGCCTCCGCCGTCGACGAACGCCTTGAACATCTGGGTGCTGCCGGCCGGGTCTGAATCCTGGGAACCGTACGGCTGTTGCTGGTTGTGCGCCATGCTTGCCGACCCTAGCGAATGCCCCCCGCGCCGGGACACCCCGACCCATGAACACCGCACGCTCCTTCCCGCCGCCCCGCACGCTCCCCGGCGCGTGCTGTCTCCCCGTGCGCCGGTCCGGGCACCCGGGGAGCCACTGATTCGTTCCCCCGGCATGCAAGCGTCCGACACCTCCTCCCAGCTCAGCGCACCCCGCACGGCTCCCGCGTCCCGCCGTGCCGTCCTGACGGCCTCCCTGGCCGTGCCGGCCGCGTCGGCGGGCGTCCTCGGCCTCAGCGCCTGCGACACCGGCGGCGACTCCACCGACCCCGGCGTCCGCCCGGGGGAGCGGCTCGCCGCCCTGGACGACGTCCCCGTCGGCGAGCCGACCTATGTCCGCACCGAGAGCGGCGGCGAGGCGTACGTCTACCGCTCCGACGACACGACCGTCGCCGCGTTCGGCACCATCTGCACCCACCAGGGCTGCTCGGTCCAGCCCGACGGCGCGGAACTGCGCTGCCCCTGCCACCAGTCGGTCTTCGACGCGGCCACCGGCGAGGTCGTCTCCGGCCCGGCGCCGTCCCCCCTCCCGGCCGTGCGGGTGACGATCGAGGGGGAGGAGATCGTGGCGGAATAACACGCCGCGCGGCACAGGTTCCGTCGTCCATGACCACAGCACTCACCGACACCATCGGCCGCGTCGGGATCTGGTCCGGCGCCCTGCGCGGCGACGACCCGGCCCGGCGCGGCGTCATCGCCGAGGCGGCCGCCGAGATCGAGGAGTTGGGTTACGGCGCCGTCTGGATCGGCGGCAGCCCGGCGCCGGTCCACGCCGTCCCGGTGCTCGCCGCCACGTCCCGCCTCACCGTCGCGACCGGGATCACCGGCATCTGGGACCGCCCGGCCGCCGACACCGCCCGGGCCTTCACGGAGGTGAACGCCTCGTACGGCGGCCGCTTCGTCCTCGGCATCGGCGCGAGCCACAGCGCGCTGCACAAGCAGTACCACCGCCCGTACTCGTCGATGGTCGCCTACCTCGACACGCTGGACGCCGCCGACAGCCCGGTCCCGGCCGACCGCCGCGTACTGGCGGCCCTCGGCCCGAAGATGCTGCGCCTCGCCCGCGACCGTTCGGCCGGCGCCCACCCGTACCTCGTCACGGCGGAGCACGTCGCCCAGGCCCGCGAGGAACTGGGCGACACCGCTCTCCTGGCGCCCGAGCTGAAGGTCGTGCTCGACCCCGACCTCGACGGCGCCCGCGCGACCGCGCGCGCCTATCTCACGCGCTACCTGGCCCTTCCCAACTACACGAACAATCTGCTGCGTCTCGGCTTCACCGAGGACGACTTCGCGTCCGGCGGCAGCGACCGGCTCCTCGACGCGGTCTACGGCCTCGGCGACGCGACGGCGATCCGCGCCGCGGTCGACCGGTTCCTCGACGCGGGCGCCGACCACGTGGCCGTCCAGGTCGTCAGTGACGGGCCGATGACCGACATCCCCCTCGCCGCGTACCGCACGCTGGCCGAGGCGCTGCCCCTCGGGGCCGCGACCGACTGATCGACTTGCCCCATCCCGGTGGCATATGCACGGGCGAATGAATCCGGCCGCACGGACATCACGGACAGGACAACCTCAAATTTCCCTCTGGAAGCGGGGCGCCGGTCGTTCGGCGCCCCGCCGGTCGGGCATGGTAGAGAAAGTGAAGCCGATCACACGGCACCGCACCAGCGTCCGTCACAGCGTTCGGAGCCCGGCCATGACCGACACCCCAGCACAGCCGGAGATAGGCACGATGGTCTACGACGCGTCGCACGACCGGATCGGCCGTGTCATGTCCTACCTGTCCGGCCACATCTGGCTGCGCCCGCCCGGCGGCGGCCGCGAGTGGACGGCCCTCCCCGACGAGGTCCGCCCGATCAGCGCCAGCGAGTCGCTCCGCCACCGCGTGGCGGAGGCGAACCGCCGGGCACGCCAGCAGCGCCACGCACTGTCCTGACCCACCCGGCCGGTCGCCAACGCCGCCGACCGGCCCCTGTCCACGACGTGCCAGTTCAGCTGTGTGGTCCATCCCCCCGCAGCGGGTGCTCCTCCGCGGTCGGCTCCCGGACCAGCGGAACACGCCGCTCGTCACACGCCCCGAAGGCAAGGAAGTTGGCCCGGGTACGGGAAAGGCTCAGCCGACCGTTCGGCCCTCCGCGCACACGCTCCGCGTCCTGATCGTCCTGCCCGTCGTCCTCCCAGAAGCACACGGGGCAGATCCCGTGCCCTCCCCGCTCGGCCAGAGTGAGAAAACCGCAGCAAGGACAGGCGTACGGCCCCTCACCGGCTCGCCGTCGGACATTGACGTACGGCATGGCCGCACCATAGCGCGGACGACAACGCAAAAGGCCCCGTCGATGATCGACAGGGCCTCCATGGTGTGCGCTCGGCAGGATTCGAACCTGCAACCTTCTGATCCGTAGTCAGATGCTCTATCCGTTAAGCTACGAGCGCCTGCCCCCTGGGGGGGCGTTGCGTGGACAACATTACATGACTCGTGGGCGAGCGTGAAATCCGTTCCCCGCACCCCGTCCGACCTGCGGTGATGTGGTTGTGAACGGCAGAAGCCCCGGCCGTGGGGCCGGGGCTTCGAGTGGCTCGTGTTCCCTGCGGAGGCTCCGGGATTTGAACCCGGGATGGGGGGTTACCCCAAACCGCATTAGCAGTGCGGCGCCATAGACCAGACTAGGCGAAGCCTCCTCGCACGGCAGCGCGGACGATGCGTGCGTGCAAATGATGCCACAGCCCGAACGGCGTCAGCCAATCGGATTCCACCCTACGGGCGTACACACGGTCCGTCGAGTTGCGCTCCGGTCGCGGAGGGGGAGCGTTGACAGGGAGAGCGAACCCGCTCACGCACCGTACACGCCCCCTTGGAGCACCCGCATGTCGCGCAAGACCATCGTCGCCGCCCTCGTCCTCGCCGCCTCCGCCGCGCTGCCGAGCCCCGCCGTCGCCGCCGCCGGGGCGGAGGAGGGGCCGTACCACCTGACGATCACCGTCAGCGGCGCCGGCGCGGAGCGGGACGGCACGTACGAGCTGACGTGCGAGCCCGCCGGCGGGACGCACCCCGACCCGGAGGCCGCGTGCGACGCGCTCCTCGCGGCCGACGCGCCGTTCACGGAGGAGAAGACCGGCACCAAGGAGGCCGCGCCCCTGTGCACCTACCTGTACGGCGGCCCCGCGACCGCGACCGTCCGGGGCGTGTGGGACGGCCGGGCGGTCGACGCGTCGTACCGCAGGACCAACGGCTGCGAGATCGCCCGGTGGGACGCGCTCGTCCCCGTCCTGCCCAGCATGGCGTCCGAACAGTCCTGAGCTGCGAGTTTCGAACGGACCCGTGCGCCCGGCGCCACTGGCCGTAGACTCCCT
Proteins encoded:
- a CDS encoding SSI family serine proteinase inhibitor; this encodes MSRKTIVAALVLAASAALPSPAVAAAGAEEGPYHLTITVSGAGAERDGTYELTCEPAGGTHPDPEAACDALLAADAPFTEEKTGTKEAAPLCTYLYGGPATATVRGVWDGRAVDASYRRTNGCEIARWDALVPVLPSMASEQS
- a CDS encoding Rieske (2Fe-2S) protein, producing the protein MQASDTSSQLSAPRTAPASRRAVLTASLAVPAASAGVLGLSACDTGGDSTDPGVRPGERLAALDDVPVGEPTYVRTESGGEAYVYRSDDTTVAAFGTICTHQGCSVQPDGAELRCPCHQSVFDAATGEVVSGPAPSPLPAVRVTIEGEEIVAE
- a CDS encoding RNA polymerase sigma factor SigF gives rise to the protein MAVTQNRGAKARALTRALFEQLGRHDAGTAAHDRVRGALIETNLPLVHYAALRFRSRNEPMEDIVQVGTIGLIHAIDRFDPARGVQFATFALPTIVGEIRRYFRDSVRTVHVPRRLHELWAQVCATAEDLTVALERAPTAAEIAERLSVPEEEVLASVDAGRAYRVTSIEADGERQDGGDRAIADRLGYEDPGLAGVEHRALVRHLLVQLPERERRILLMRYYRNLTQSQISAELGVSQMHVSRLLARSFTRLRSANPIDS
- a CDS encoding CPCC family cysteine-rich protein is translated as MPYVNVRRRAGEGPYACPCCGFLTLAERGGHGICPVCFWEDDGQDDQDAERVRGGPNGRLSLSRTRANFLAFGACDERRVPLVREPTAEEHPLRGDGPHS
- a CDS encoding RNA polymerase sigma factor SigF — encoded protein: MSVELGSSKVLATTGTPHVPAPHVPSLPPDLPAETDNLDTRTLSRSLFQRLSALEPDSPERGYVRDTLIELNLPLVRYAAARFRSRNEPMEDIVQVGTIGLIKAIDRFDCERGVEFPTFAMPTVVGEIKRFFRDTSWSVRVPRRLQELRLALTKASDELSQRLDRSPTVAELATCLGVSEEEVVDGLAVGNAYTASSLDSPAPEEDGGEGSLADRLGYEDSALEGVEYRESLKPLLARLPARERRIIMLRFFGNMTQSQIGDEVGISQMHVSRLLTRTLAQLREGLTAEE
- a CDS encoding type II toxin-antitoxin system VapC family toxin, which translates into the protein MIVLDTNILSELIKPVPEQRVIDWLDDLVPDEVVTTSVTAAELWYGVRRLPDGRRRSELAEGIDTMLFEDLGGRIEVFDAASATRYADIALARERSGRPIATADAQIAAICARRRATLATRNVEDFEGTGVLLVNPWDGAAATRG
- a CDS encoding TIGR03620 family F420-dependent LLM class oxidoreductase, whose protein sequence is MTTALTDTIGRVGIWSGALRGDDPARRGVIAEAAAEIEELGYGAVWIGGSPAPVHAVPVLAATSRLTVATGITGIWDRPAADTARAFTEVNASYGGRFVLGIGASHSALHKQYHRPYSSMVAYLDTLDAADSPVPADRRVLAALGPKMLRLARDRSAGAHPYLVTAEHVAQAREELGDTALLAPELKVVLDPDLDGARATARAYLTRYLALPNYTNNLLRLGFTEDDFASGGSDRLLDAVYGLGDATAIRAAVDRFLDAGADHVAVQVVSDGPMTDIPLAAYRTLAEALPLGAATD